Genomic window (Methanobrevibacter sp.):
CTCCAGTTTCTGTTAAATGTGTAAATTTTTCTGCCATATTATCTATTTCTCACTTACTTCCATTACATCCAATTGCTGACAAATTGTCCCAACACCCAATATTTCACTTACATTTGGCTTGCTTCTTCCTTCATCGCCGGAAATCAATTCCTTAATATATAATCCTCCTTCTGTTTTAATAGTCAGACTAAAATGTTTATCGTCGATTATTTCATAAGATAAATCTAAAACATGTTTGATACGTGTTTTATCAGCACGTCTTCTCATTACTCTTAAAGGAGTTTGTTGATGAATTTCATCTAATTTTAGCAATTCATCAAGTTTTGATTCATCGAAGTTTTCATCACATTCGACTATTGCATTATAAATTTTATAAGCGTCGGGTGAAGACTGTTTGATTTCCGCTTTCCTGCTTCTTTTACATAAATGCAGGTTATGATAAGCGGTTTTACCTTCATTAATTTTATTTACATCCTCTTCTATTTTAGGCAAATCAATATTTCTTATTATAGGTTCCTTAATTTCCAATACAAATGGCCTTCCGGAACCCAGCATCAAAACATCAATGTCTTCACGACCCGCACCATGGAATTTAGCTTCCCTTCCTTTAGTTAAAGTCAATACATGCTCGGAAATTAGTTCTTCAACTGAATTAGGATATTGCTTTCCTGTGAAGTTGCACACTTCACATCCCCTTCCCTTACATTTGGTACATGGCCACTTAGTTTGCGGAATTCCTCTTTGGAATTTATTATATTTGCCTTCAATATATAACGGATTAATCTGAATTTTAACTTTCACATCACCTGTCAGGTTAATATTAAAAACAATGTCCTGATTTTCAAATCCTGCTTCTTTATCATAAATTTCCCAGATTCCAAGACCAATTAATCTGTTTATTTCTTTTTTTATGGTCTCAACTGTTAAATTGAATTTTTCAGACAGCGCATCATCACGCTCCTGGATGTCTTTAGGAATCTTTGAACCAACTAAAAATGTTTCAAATTCAATGCCTAGGTGATTGATTTTATCATCGATTTTCTTATATAGCTCATCATTAATTTTATCAAAGATATTATTGCAAATCACACAATCAACATCATCTAAATTAATATTTAGTTCATTGCAGACTTTATCTGCTCTTTCAATGTTATTGTTGCCTTCTATTGTTTTAGATAATTTGCGCCCAAGACAACTTTTACAGATTTTGCCGTCAGTTTCATCTAAAATTTGTTTTGCAAGCTCATACATGTTATCTATTCATAAATTGTCCCATCATACGGTTCATAGCACCGCCGCTTAAACGGCCGCCACGTTTTCCGATTCCTTTCATGGTCTTTTTAGTGTTATTATAATATTTTAAAAGTTCTTTTACATCACTTTCATCAACACCGGAACCTCTGGCGATTCTCTGAATGCGGGATTGTTTGATTATTTTTGGATTTAGCATCTCTTCTTCGGTCATGGAAGACATCATAATCTTGTAGGACTCAAGTTTTTCCTCAGTCATTTTAGAAGCTTCTTTTGGGATTTTATTTCCCATTCCCGGAATCATGTTTAAAACCTGTTGCATTGGCCCCATCTTATTCATCATTTCGAATTGGTTTTTCATATCCATCAATGTGAATTTACCGGTAAGCATATTGGTCATTGTTTTTTCTGCAATATCCTCATCAATATTTTCTTCAGCTTTTTCAATAAGGGATTTTATATCTCCCATACCAAGCAGTCTTGAAATAAATCTTTCAGGGTCAAATAATTCAAAGTCGTCAATTCTCTCACCAGTACCTATGAATTTAATTGGAGCACCGGTTTCTGCAACAGCAGACATTGCACCCCCACCTTTTGCAGAACCGTCTAATTTTGTAATAATGATTGACCCAATATCGGTGGCTTGTGAGAATGCTTTTGCCTGTTCGCCTGCTTGCTGACCTATTGTTCCATCAATGACTAAAATGGCTTCGTTCGGATTAATGATATCATCTAATTCATCCATCTCAGCAATTAAATCTTCTTCCTGTTTGTGCCTACCTGCAGTATCGAAAATAATGACTTTCCTATTTTTAAATTCCTGCAAACCTTTTCTAGCCAAATCAAGAGCATCCTTATTGTCAGGATCCCCATATAAAGGAACATCCATCTCTTCGGTTAATTGCTTTAATTGAACATAAGCTGCAGGCCTCCATGTGTCGGTACAGACTACAGCAGGGTTGAAACCTTTTTTTTGTAAGTATCTGCATAATTTACCGATGGTGGTTGTTTTACCACTACCCTGAAGACCCAAGAATAAAATTTTGTAAGGCCTTTCATTGATATCCAAACCAACAGTTTCACTGCCTAAAAGATTTACCATTTCCTCATAGATAATTGTTATAACATGTTCCCTTGGAGTAATTCCCTTTGGCGGTTCTTCTTCAAGAGACCTCTTTTCAATTTTTTTTGATAAATCTTGGACCAATTTAATATTAACGTCAGATTGAATTAAAGCACGTTGTATGTCTCTTACTATTTCTTTAATAGTTTTTTTATCAATAACAGACATCCCTACTAACTTTTTCATCGTATTAGTAAGATTTTCTCCTAAATTTCCAAGCATATTAATCACTTATAATAATTCTTAATTAACAAAACTATATAATAATATTAGGTTATATTTATAATTAATATGTTTTAATAATTTGTGTGTGAGATTATGTTAGAAGAAATAAAAAAATCTTTAGAAGCATCCCCAATTGTAAAAAAAGGTGATTATAACTATTTTGTAAATCCTATAAGCGATGGTATTCCAGCTATGGACCCAAAAATGCTTAGAGAATTAACATTATCAATTTATAAACATGCTGACTTAAATGTTGATAAAATTGTTGCTGTTGAATCTATGGGAATACATTTGGCTACTGCATTATCCCTTGCAACCGACATCCCATTTGTTATTGTCCGAAAGAGAGAATATGGTCTTGAAGGAGAAAGAAAGGTTAAGCAGAAAACCGGATACGGTTCATCAAACCTTTACATAAACGATATACACCCCGGTGAAAGGATTTTGCTCATTGACGATGTTGTAAGTACTGGTGGAACATTAATGGCTTTGTTAGAGACTTTGAAAGAATTAGACATAGAAATTAAAACTACTGTTGCCGTTATCGAAAAAGGCGAAGGCAAACACATCGTGGAAGAAAAAACAGGCATGAAAGTCCTATCCCTCGTTACATTAGATGTTATTGATGGAAAAGTAGTTATTCAAAAAACAATCGAAGATTAAAATGTCAATGTATGAAATGGATTTGGACAAGGCAATCCGTAAAATAAATTCAATTGATGCTCAAACTGTTGGACTTCAGTTTCCGGAAGGTTTAAAGATTCAGGCCATAAAAATAGCTAAGGAAATTGAAGAGGAAACCGATGCTACAGTCATCATATCAGGAGACCCGTGTTTTGGAGCTTGTGATGTTAGTGACTATAAAATGAAAGGTTCTGTCGATTTAATCATTCATTACGGACACACCCCACTTCCATTAAAATACAGCGTTCCAACATTGTTTATC
Coding sequences:
- a CDS encoding tRNA pseudouridine(54/55) synthase Pus10 is translated as MDNMYELAKQILDETDGKICKSCLGRKLSKTIEGNNNIERADKVCNELNINLDDVDCVICNNIFDKINDELYKKIDDKINHLGIEFETFLVGSKIPKDIQERDDALSEKFNLTVETIKKEINRLIGLGIWEIYDKEAGFENQDIVFNINLTGDVKVKIQINPLYIEGKYNKFQRGIPQTKWPCTKCKGRGCEVCNFTGKQYPNSVEELISEHVLTLTKGREAKFHGAGREDIDVLMLGSGRPFVLEIKEPIIRNIDLPKIEEDVNKINEGKTAYHNLHLCKRSRKAEIKQSSPDAYKIYNAIVECDENFDESKLDELLKLDEIHQQTPLRVMRRRADKTRIKHVLDLSYEIIDDKHFSLTIKTEGGLYIKELISGDEGRSKPNVSEILGVGTICQQLDVMEVSEK
- the hpt gene encoding hypoxanthine/guanine phosphoribosyltransferase; amino-acid sequence: MLEEIKKSLEASPIVKKGDYNYFVNPISDGIPAMDPKMLRELTLSIYKHADLNVDKIVAVESMGIHLATALSLATDIPFVIVRKREYGLEGERKVKQKTGYGSSNLYINDIHPGERILLIDDVVSTGGTLMALLETLKELDIEIKTTVAVIEKGEGKHIVEEKTGMKVLSLVTLDVIDGKVVIQKTIED
- a CDS encoding signal recognition particle protein Srp54, encoding MNMLGNLGENLTNTMKKLVGMSVIDKKTIKEIVRDIQRALIQSDVNIKLVQDLSKKIEKRSLEEEPPKGITPREHVITIIYEEMVNLLGSETVGLDINERPYKILFLGLQGSGKTTTIGKLCRYLQKKGFNPAVVCTDTWRPAAYVQLKQLTEEMDVPLYGDPDNKDALDLARKGLQEFKNRKVIIFDTAGRHKQEEDLIAEMDELDDIINPNEAILVIDGTIGQQAGEQAKAFSQATDIGSIIITKLDGSAKGGGAMSAVAETGAPIKFIGTGERIDDFELFDPERFISRLLGMGDIKSLIEKAEENIDEDIAEKTMTNMLTGKFTLMDMKNQFEMMNKMGPMQQVLNMIPGMGNKIPKEASKMTEEKLESYKIMMSSMTEEEMLNPKIIKQSRIQRIARGSGVDESDVKELLKYYNNTKKTMKGIGKRGGRLSGGAMNRMMGQFMNR